The genomic region ACGGGTCACAGCTGGCCCCAAAAATCTTGGCGCTGCATCGTGATGGGGTGTCACTAAACTGCACCTACCGTGGTGTTGGGAGGTCGGAATGGCACGAGGGCTCGCCGACATGTTCGACGGGGCAAGGCTGCGCCAGGCACGGGCCGCAGCTGAGGACGGGCGGGGGATCAGCGCTGAGGCGCTGGCGCGGCGTATCGACGCCACCAAGTCCCAAGTGCTCGCGTATGAAAACGGATTGGTCAGACCTGATCCGCGGCGGATCCGAGATCTGGCGCAGGCCTTAGGGATCGAGCCGCTGCAACTGTCAGACGCCAGCCGGGCCCAGGCATGGACCTTGGCCGATCTGCGGCGCGCTCACGGGCTGCGAGCCGCAGACGTCAGCAGAGCGTTGAGTCTGTCCTTGCGGACGTATCGACGTCTGGAGAACGAGGGCATCGTGCCGGCGCACAAGTTCAATCTCATGAGCGAGCTGGCGGAACTGTTTGCGATCACTGCGGGTGAGGTGGAGGAGCATTTGCGCCGGGCTCCGCTTCTGTCACAGCGCTTGGACGAGGTGCGTGAGCCGCTGTCCTGCCTGCTGTCCTTTTACTTGCAGCCGAAAAATCTAGACAAGCCCGATCCGGGTGACGACGAGATTATCGCGCTGGCCGGTCTGTATCGTCGGTCGCCTTTGACGATTGCTCGCATCGTGGGTCACGAGATCGCTCGGCTGAGGGGGATGCGGCGGCGCAAGGCGAAGTTCGATGCTGCAGCGAACTACGGTGCCACCGCCGAGGAACAGGCCAAAGGGCAGGCGGCCGCCCAGGCTGAGGGGCGCAAAATCCGTGAGGTCATCGATGCTCTTCCGCAGAACTTGGACACCTTCTTCCGGTGCATGCTGCCCCTGGACGCCTGGCGTGCCATCGCCCTCTTCCACGCGTTGCGGCCGCTGGGCGGCTGGCTCTCGACCGGGCAACTGAACGCAACCAGCGAGCAACTCGCCATGATCCCGGCCCAACTGCTCGAGCGACGAACCACCGGAAAGGATGCCGCACAGGCGGAGTACCGCATCTCGGAGCAGGGCGCCAAACATTGCGCCGCTTACCGGCCTTGGTATGACGCGTGCTACCCCGCCGTACAGGCTTTCGTCCAGGTCAACGAGCGAGCCCTGGCTGGCCACATGCAGCAGTCCGACCTCCACGACCTCCTCGCCCAATCGGAGGCCGTGCTGTTCAGCTTCGACGGACTGCTCTGTCGGCTGTTCGGCCGCAATCTGCAGACCGTTTCAGAACGCCTGCTGAGCGGAGCGCAGTCGCTGCAGCTGGTCTTGCCACCGCAAACCCCAACCGATCCGGTCGGCATGTTGCGCGCTCTGGTACGCCATGGCACACCAGCTCAGATCAACCAGTTGGACCGACTGCTGTCGCAATTCGAGATGGAAGCCGCGCGACACGTCGCTCCGCTTCCGGGAGTGAGTCAGCTGCTGCGTGCCTTGGCGGACAGCCCTCGGCGCTTGGCCGTGGTCACCGACCACGCCTCCGACGCGGTGAACGTTTTCCTTGAGCGGCTGCCGACCGACATCCCGCCCGGCCGGATCGCTGTCTTCGGCCGCCCCGGTGATCCAGAGCTGATGAAACCCAACCCGCACGGGTTGTCGCAGGCGACCGCGGCTCTGAAGGCTCCGCACGCCCGCGTGCTGCTGATGGGGGAGTCGATCGCCGATGCGCTGGCTGCCCAGACGGCGGGTATCCCGTTCGTTGGTGTCGCCGCCACGACACGGCAGGCTCGGATGCTGCGTGATGCCGGGGCCAGTCGCACTGTGGCCAGCGTGCGCACCATCACCGCCGTGGTCAGAGAGCAGCAGGCTGGCGCCTGACCCTGCCGCATGCGGTCGCAGTCATTCCTCCTTGCTGGAGCGCCCCCGGGTGAAAGCCGCAAGGGCATGTGTGTAGCGACGGGTCTGGG from Streptomyces chartreusis NRRL 3882 harbors:
- a CDS encoding helix-turn-helix domain-containing protein — encoded protein: MARGLADMFDGARLRQARAAAEDGRGISAEALARRIDATKSQVLAYENGLVRPDPRRIRDLAQALGIEPLQLSDASRAQAWTLADLRRAHGLRAADVSRALSLSLRTYRRLENEGIVPAHKFNLMSELAELFAITAGEVEEHLRRAPLLSQRLDEVREPLSCLLSFYLQPKNLDKPDPGDDEIIALAGLYRRSPLTIARIVGHEIARLRGMRRRKAKFDAAANYGATAEEQAKGQAAAQAEGRKIREVIDALPQNLDTFFRCMLPLDAWRAIALFHALRPLGGWLSTGQLNATSEQLAMIPAQLLERRTTGKDAAQAEYRISEQGAKHCAAYRPWYDACYPAVQAFVQVNERALAGHMQQSDLHDLLAQSEAVLFSFDGLLCRLFGRNLQTVSERLLSGAQSLQLVLPPQTPTDPVGMLRALVRHGTPAQINQLDRLLSQFEMEAARHVAPLPGVSQLLRALADSPRRLAVVTDHASDAVNVFLERLPTDIPPGRIAVFGRPGDPELMKPNPHGLSQATAALKAPHARVLLMGESIADALAAQTAGIPFVGVAATTRQARMLRDAGASRTVASVRTITAVVREQQAGA